The Bombus huntii isolate Logan2020A chromosome 2, iyBomHunt1.1, whole genome shotgun sequence genomic interval acaaaGATTTGTCGGTTTTATCGATGTTATGAAATAGACATACAGGCTTTTGAAGTgcagaaattattattacatagtataatttttcttcgaaataaGCAAGTGGTTTCTGACTCGAAATAAGTAATCCGCTATCCCCTCTTCTTTATTTGAACTTGTCGACAGAATGAGAGATCGGTGAAGGAGTAATAGGTTTGTGAAAGCGAGGAGCCATAAATTTTTGTGGTCTAATGAACAATGACAGCGTTTAGTAAAAGAtgaatacaatatatataatgcTTTCTCACTTTAGCATTAGCGATCCTGACGTCTTATATGTTACTTGGCCAATCACTTTCTGATTTGCCGCTATGTCAAGCCTCTCGCTCGTTTTCAAGAACAAAATCATTCAAGAACAAAATCAAGCAGAATAGCATATTTGACTCTTAATAAGCAATTAATCGGACCCGAGTGTGTTGTTTATTTAGAGGCAAaactgtatataaatataattaaaattatgagcattattttacctttttcataattttaccttttatttcaaaaaattacatttatagattgtaaaatgtaatttcaatttacatGCTTCATGTAAATGTATGTTGATGTCTTACTAGTTTATCTTCAGTTATCAATGAACAGAACGTTATCTTAATTTATGATTAAAAAGTGTTTAATCTTATCAATGACATACAATAAAAGAGGTATAAAACAAAAGTCTGTAATATAAGCAGATATTGCTCTGTAGTATTTAAgtaatttgttacaactatgtgtattttatttatttatcgtaatCCTGATGCTGATTCTGAGTCATATCGATTGATTTTGGTCTCAAACCGAGATGAAGATTTTAAACGTCCAGCATCACCAGCTCATTATTGGGAACACCATCCATTATGTTTAGGAGGTAAGTTAAAACTATGtacatttgaaattaattacatgctaaatttatatatatagtaatgtacatttgaaattaattacatgctaaatttatacatatatatagtaatatatatgtatatattgtacAAAATGTTTATCttaatatattattgaataattaattccaAATTAGAAatcattataatttatattttattaggtACTGATATGGAGCCTGGAAAAGAAGGTGGAACTTGGCTAGCTATGTCATTAACAGGAAAAGCTGGTGttgttttaaatttatctGATGAAGCAAGTTTAACTGATATACCAAAACAAGGACGAGGATTTTTAGTGCCTAATTTTGTTACATCAAATGATTCTGCAGTTTCATATTTAGACAAATTATATAAGAAGAATAAtgaaaatcaaatatataatcCTTTTATTTTGGTTTTAATAGATTTACAGTATgtgaataaatttataatatttttataatcaaaaaatcttaataatcaaagtataatatatatatatatatatacttaatatataaaatatattatatacttaaaaatatatatatttatataaatttatatatatattttaataatatacattttctttaattaatatataaattaattaaaattttaatatatattttaattcatttagGAATGCAGATGTTAAGTATCTGAGCAGTTCTCATAATTCAACAGGACCTAATTCAAGTCAAGACAATATCTTAGGTTTTGGTAATAGTGGTCTTgatattccatataaaaaAGTTGAAGcaggaaaagaaattttcaaaaatattgttAAGGATATTAAGGTGTCAAGACAAATGACTCTGATTGAAGAACTTctgaaatttttgaaatcaAAAGAAAGGTAtgcataattttttaaacaattatagTTTATGTTGTTATTAACAcattattcttttaatttccaGATATTTGCCAGATCCTGAATTGCAAAAACGTTGTTCAAAAAGATATAAGGAACTCAGCTCAATCTTTGTATCAACTGATGGATATTGTACACGAACTcattctattttgttggttaaTGGAAACAATGAACTAACATTCGTTGAAGAAACACTTATGCCAAATTTAACATGGAAACGTCAAATATTTAGTAACAAATTAATACGTAGAAATTGACagtgataataaaaataattgtaaacgatatttatatagttaatattttacttaattaataattatattattagtttATAACATTTGATATAATGTTAAATGTAAATACACAATTCTTTGGACGTGTATAAAAGTACATGTACAAAGTACACAAAgaagtattataata includes:
- the LOC126878239 gene encoding transport and Golgi organization 2 homolog is translated as MCILFIYRNPDADSESYRLILVSNRDEDFKRPASPAHYWEHHPLCLGGTDMEPGKEGGTWLAMSLTGKAGVVLNLSDEASLTDIPKQGRGFLVPNFVTSNDSAVSYLDKLYKKNNENQIYNPFILVLIDLQNADVKYLSSSHNSTGPNSSQDNILGFGNSGLDIPYKKVEAGKEIFKNIVKDIKVSRQMTLIEELLKFLKSKERYLPDPELQKRCSKRYKELSSIFVSTDGYCTRTHSILLVNGNNELTFVEETLMPNLTWKRQIFSNKLIRRN